Proteins from one Brevibacillus humidisoli genomic window:
- a CDS encoding glycosyltransferase, whose translation MARIMIVSQGFSGHVVPILGTGVELAKRGHEVWFLCTEKYRSLVEGAGLRFQTIRLDKAPTNLIQETMEDILHLVRQNAFDLIICDSAQSAPSYVAELCHIPWISFHTTVPLPDELVPGDHASHRRMRYFYKKKLNKVRAVFGMAPLVDEVRTRGDFAGLSPRLHLAMVYPVMVRDETGLPDSIRYVGPCSYEEPHSQEGGQPAPGSDPVILVCTSSLPRDDFRIMMDRYLEASVQAFGGKAYRLQVTDSRPYSGATPFPSNVEWITRFPVHNELMPRADVVITHGGCSTLQKAMKYGVPMVIVPLGADHPILASRCEELGIAIVMEPGEMSAERLRQAVGQLLQDEGYRMRAKQLALDINRESPNSKSADLVEQQLASLGVL comes from the coding sequence ATGGCTCGAATCATGATCGTCAGTCAAGGCTTTTCCGGACATGTTGTCCCTATACTGGGGACTGGCGTTGAACTGGCCAAGCGCGGCCACGAGGTGTGGTTTCTGTGCACGGAAAAGTATCGCTCACTGGTGGAAGGCGCCGGGCTTCGCTTCCAGACAATCCGGTTGGATAAGGCACCAACCAATCTCATCCAAGAGACGATGGAAGATATTCTGCATCTGGTCAGGCAGAACGCTTTTGATCTGATCATCTGTGATTCCGCCCAAAGTGCCCCGTCCTATGTGGCTGAACTGTGCCACATACCTTGGATCAGCTTTCACACCACGGTACCGCTCCCCGATGAACTCGTCCCGGGTGACCATGCGTCCCATCGGCGGATGCGCTACTTTTACAAGAAAAAACTGAACAAGGTGAGAGCGGTCTTCGGGATGGCGCCGCTTGTTGATGAAGTACGCACGCGGGGTGACTTCGCCGGACTATCGCCACGCCTTCACTTGGCCATGGTCTATCCGGTCATGGTGAGAGATGAGACCGGGCTTCCCGATTCGATCCGCTACGTGGGTCCCTGTTCATACGAAGAACCACACTCGCAGGAAGGCGGGCAGCCTGCACCAGGGTCTGACCCGGTCATACTGGTCTGCACTTCTTCTCTACCACGGGACGATTTCCGCATCATGATGGATCGGTATCTCGAAGCAAGTGTCCAAGCGTTTGGCGGCAAGGCGTACCGCTTACAGGTGACGGACAGCCGTCCATACAGTGGTGCGACACCGTTTCCAAGCAACGTGGAATGGATTACCCGTTTTCCGGTGCATAACGAGCTCATGCCGCGAGCGGATGTGGTCATTACCCACGGTGGCTGCAGTACCTTGCAAAAGGCGATGAAATACGGTGTGCCAATGGTGATCGTTCCGCTCGGGGCCGATCATCCCATCCTAGCTTCACGCTGTGAAGAATTGGGAATTGCCATTGTGATGGAACCAGGTGAGATGAGTGCGGAGCGACTCCGCCAGGCGGTCGGACAGTTGCTGCAGGATGAAGGGTACCGGATGCGGGCCAAGCAGCTCGCGTTGGATATCAACCGTGAGTCGCCCAACTCCAAGAGCGCCGATCTGGTAGAGCAGCAGCTTGCTTCACTAGGTGTTTTGTAG
- a CDS encoding phosphopantetheine-binding protein, with protein sequence MSLQETVIEIVKNISGRDDVHFESDLLDLDMNSVKLIEMLIELEMTFDVDVLDEQLNLDELNRVCDVYEYMNRLLEQQ encoded by the coding sequence ATGTCGTTACAAGAGACCGTAATCGAGATCGTCAAGAATATCAGTGGGCGGGATGATGTTCACTTTGAGAGCGATTTGCTTGATTTGGACATGAATTCCGTCAAGCTGATCGAGATGTTGATCGAGCTGGAGATGACATTTGATGTTGATGTGTTGGATGAACAATTAAACCTGGATGAATTAAACCGCGTCTGTGACGTCTACGAGTATATGAACCGGTTGTTGGAACAGCAATAG